One window from the genome of Spiractinospora alimapuensis encodes:
- a CDS encoding molybdopterin-dependent oxidoreductase — MAHDGGSATAVPTSAHWGTYHVVVEGDRVVAARPDPGDPDPSPVIGNVPTAQHHASRVGRPAVRRAWLENGPGADERRGHPDDEYVEVGWDRVLDLLAGELDRVRTEHGNQAIFGGSYGWGSAGRFHHAQSQVHRFLNAIGGYTPSRATYSHGTLEVLFPHLVGAPGVNDVLMTPPTWEVIARETDLLVTFGGLRVSNNWTVSGGRGANTARTGTRAAAEAGTQIVSVSPLRDDTADDLAPEWLPVAPGTDTAVLLSLIHVLFDEDLADLDFLDRYTVGGARLRAYVNGEDDGVAKTPEWAAEISELPAATLRELARRMARGRTLVNIGWSLQRSVFGEQPLWAGLALAACLGQVGLPGGGFASGYGSMGNYGGGATPKGLPKLPQGTNPVRTFIPVTRIADALLHPGEEYDFDGRRRTYPDLRLVYWAGGNPFHHHQDLHKLSRAFGRAETVVVNETHWTATARHADIVLPATTSLERDDFAVSQGDLTLRAMPRAVAPHAEARDEYDVFTDLARRLGAEETFTEGRTSLEWQEYLYERWRHRMDADLPDFTEFRKVGAVDVPHRSEPETLFGAFRADPDNAPLRTPSGRIELYSETIAGFGYPDCPGHPVWAESPESLGSPRAARFPLVMVANQPSGRLHSQHDMGSYSQSQKVRGRAPIRVHPEDARERGLSDGMVVRVHNDRGSCLAGVEVSDALRPGVVQLSTGAWFDPSHPEVAGCVHGNPNVLTADVGTSALAQGCSAQLTLVEIEAYEGPLPAVRAFDPPAGTTP, encoded by the coding sequence ATGGCTCACGACGGCGGTTCCGCGACAGCGGTTCCCACCAGCGCGCACTGGGGGACCTACCACGTGGTGGTCGAGGGTGACCGGGTGGTCGCGGCGCGGCCCGATCCCGGGGACCCCGACCCCTCCCCGGTGATCGGCAACGTCCCGACGGCGCAGCACCACGCGTCCCGGGTCGGCCGGCCGGCGGTCCGGCGCGCGTGGTTGGAGAACGGCCCCGGGGCCGACGAACGGCGTGGTCACCCCGACGACGAGTATGTCGAGGTCGGCTGGGATCGGGTGCTCGACCTGCTCGCGGGTGAACTCGACCGGGTCCGTACCGAGCACGGGAACCAGGCGATCTTCGGTGGCAGTTACGGCTGGGGCAGCGCGGGCCGGTTCCACCACGCGCAGAGCCAGGTGCACCGCTTCCTCAACGCGATCGGCGGCTACACCCCGTCCCGGGCGACCTACAGCCACGGAACGTTGGAGGTCCTGTTCCCCCACCTGGTCGGCGCGCCCGGGGTCAACGACGTTCTGATGACTCCCCCGACCTGGGAGGTCATCGCGCGCGAGACCGACCTGCTGGTGACGTTCGGTGGGCTGCGCGTCTCCAACAACTGGACCGTCTCGGGTGGACGTGGCGCGAACACCGCACGGACCGGCACTCGGGCCGCGGCCGAGGCCGGAACCCAGATCGTCTCGGTCAGCCCGCTGCGCGACGACACCGCCGACGACCTCGCCCCCGAGTGGTTGCCGGTCGCTCCAGGGACGGACACCGCCGTCCTGCTGTCGTTGATCCACGTGCTGTTCGACGAGGACCTGGCGGACCTCGACTTCCTGGACAGGTACACCGTCGGCGGGGCCCGGCTGCGCGCCTACGTGAACGGCGAGGACGACGGCGTGGCCAAGACGCCGGAGTGGGCGGCGGAGATCTCAGAGCTCCCGGCCGCCACGCTGCGGGAACTCGCCCGCCGCATGGCCCGTGGCCGCACGTTGGTCAACATCGGCTGGTCGCTGCAACGGTCGGTCTTCGGCGAGCAGCCCCTGTGGGCGGGCCTGGCCCTGGCCGCCTGCCTCGGACAGGTCGGTCTGCCCGGCGGCGGGTTCGCCAGCGGGTACGGCTCCATGGGCAACTACGGCGGCGGGGCCACTCCCAAGGGGCTCCCCAAGCTGCCGCAGGGCACGAACCCGGTGCGGACCTTCATTCCGGTGACCCGCATCGCCGACGCCCTGCTCCACCCCGGCGAGGAGTACGACTTCGACGGGCGTCGCCGCACCTACCCGGACCTGCGCCTGGTGTACTGGGCGGGCGGTAACCCGTTCCACCACCACCAGGACCTGCACAAGCTCTCCCGGGCGTTCGGACGGGCGGAGACGGTGGTGGTCAACGAGACGCACTGGACCGCCACCGCCCGCCACGCCGACATCGTGCTCCCCGCCACCACCTCACTGGAACGCGACGACTTCGCGGTGAGCCAGGGCGACCTGACCCTGCGGGCCATGCCCCGCGCCGTAGCGCCGCACGCGGAGGCGCGCGACGAGTACGACGTCTTCACCGACCTCGCGCGGCGCCTGGGGGCCGAGGAGACCTTCACCGAGGGCCGCACGTCCTTGGAGTGGCAGGAGTACCTCTACGAGCGGTGGCGGCACCGCATGGACGCCGACCTGCCGGACTTCACGGAGTTCCGCAAGGTCGGAGCGGTCGACGTTCCGCACCGCAGCGAACCGGAGACCCTCTTCGGAGCCTTCCGCGCCGACCCGGACAACGCGCCGCTGCGCACCCCCAGCGGACGGATCGAGCTGTACTCCGAGACCATCGCCGGTTTCGGATACCCCGACTGTCCCGGCCACCCGGTGTGGGCGGAGTCGCCGGAGAGTCTGGGGTCCCCGCGCGCGGCCCGCTTCCCGCTGGTCATGGTCGCCAACCAACCCAGCGGACGGCTGCACAGCCAGCACGACATGGGGAGCTACAGCCAGTCACAGAAGGTGCGGGGCCGCGCTCCCATCCGGGTGCATCCCGAGGACGCGCGCGAGCGTGGCCTCTCCGACGGGATGGTCGTGCGTGTCCACAACGACCGTGGAAGCTGTCTCGCCGGTGTTGAGGTGAGTGACGCGTTGCGGCCGGGGGTGGTGCAGTTGTCCACCGGCGCCTGGTTCGACCCGTCGCATCCGGAGGTGGCCGGCTGCGTGCACGGCAACCCGAACGTGCTCACCGCCGACGTGGGCACCTCGGCCCTCGCCCAGGGCTGCTCGGCCCAGCTCACGTTGGTGGAGATCGAGGCCTACGAAGGGCCGCTGCCCGCCGTTCGCGCCTTCGACCCGCCGGCGGGGACGACCCCCTAG
- a CDS encoding TIGR03620 family F420-dependent LLM class oxidoreductase, with product MASDATPVHLGHYGVWLPAGHVTPEVAAGVESLGYGTLWIGGSPAADLTVAESALAATSRLTVATGIVNIWASEARTTADSFHRLNDAYRDRFLLGIGAGHRELNGPQAVRPYQGMVDYLDVLDARSVPANRRVLAALGPRMLALAAERAAGAHPYLVPPIFSSEARATLGRDPLLAPEHTVALGASITATRATARELVSGYLQMRNYRASFSRLGFTPEDFENGGSDRLVDAVVAQGDPALAAEAVRGHRASGADHVAVQLLAPPGELLPGLRLLAPHLGLPERPGQY from the coding sequence ATGGCAAGCGACGCGACACCGGTTCACCTCGGACACTACGGTGTGTGGTTGCCCGCTGGTCACGTCACCCCTGAGGTCGCCGCGGGCGTCGAGAGTCTGGGATACGGAACGCTGTGGATCGGGGGTTCCCCGGCGGCGGACCTGACCGTCGCGGAGTCGGCGCTGGCCGCTACCTCCCGGCTGACGGTGGCGACGGGGATCGTCAACATCTGGGCCTCGGAGGCCCGAACCACCGCGGACTCCTTCCACCGCCTCAACGACGCCTACCGCGATCGGTTCCTGCTCGGGATCGGGGCCGGGCACCGCGAGTTGAACGGGCCGCAGGCCGTCCGCCCCTACCAGGGGATGGTGGACTACCTCGACGTGCTCGACGCCCGGAGCGTACCCGCCAACCGGCGGGTCCTCGCCGCGCTGGGGCCGCGCATGCTCGCCCTGGCCGCGGAGCGGGCCGCGGGCGCCCACCCCTACCTCGTGCCGCCCATCTTCTCCTCCGAGGCGCGCGCCACGCTGGGGCGCGACCCGTTGCTGGCGCCGGAGCACACCGTCGCCCTGGGCGCCTCCATCACCGCGACCCGCGCCACCGCACGGGAACTCGTCAGCGGTTACCTCCAGATGCGCAACTATCGGGCCAGCTTCTCCCGGCTGGGCTTCACCCCGGAGGACTTCGAGAACGGCGGCAGTGACCGGCTGGTGGACGCCGTCGTGGCCCAGGGGGACCCCGCGCTGGCGGCCGAGGCCGTTCGCGGCCACCGCGCGTCCGGAGCCGATCACGTGGCCGTCCAACTGCTGGCCCCACCCGGCGAACTCCTGCCCGGCCTGCGCCTTCTCGCGCCCCACCTGGGGCTTCCCGAGCGGCCGGGCCAGTACTAA
- a CDS encoding glycine/sarcosine N-methyltransferase encodes MKGQDEQFFGNDPLAVRDTDHYTEEYVTGFVDKWDELIDWKARAESEGAFFIDQLKARGVKKVLDVATGTGFHSVRLLEEGFETVSADGSPEMLAKAFANGVSYGNHILRVVNADWRWLNRDVHGTYDAIICLGNSFTHLFSERDRRKALAEFYAMLNHDGVLIIDQRNYDALLDGDYANKHTYYYCGEDVSAEPEHVDDGLARFVYRFPDKSKYHLNMFPLRKDYTRRLLREVGFQRVETFGDFQETHAGDQPDFFIHIAEKSYRRDEELKQNYSTAVTTAREYYNSEDADNFYHIIWGGTDIHVGLYESPTEDIATASVRTVERMADKLDITGDTQVIDIGSGYGGSARYLARTFGCHVTCVNLSEVENDRNRLANEREGLDHLITVVDGSFEDLPSQDNAFDVVWSQDAILHSGDRRRVLEEVTRVLRPGGDVVFTDPMASDTAKREDLKPILDRLHLDSMGTPGFYTREFTRLGLRKVEFEDHTSQLTTHYGRVHDELESRAGELKGKVSEEYQARMKTGLRNWVKGGKSGNLAWGILHFKN; translated from the coding sequence ATTAAAGGTCAGGACGAGCAGTTCTTCGGTAATGACCCGTTAGCCGTACGCGACACCGACCACTACACCGAGGAATACGTCACCGGTTTTGTCGACAAGTGGGACGAGCTCATCGACTGGAAGGCCCGCGCCGAGAGCGAGGGTGCCTTCTTCATCGACCAGCTCAAGGCACGTGGGGTGAAGAAGGTCCTCGACGTCGCCACCGGGACCGGCTTCCACTCGGTTCGTCTGCTGGAGGAGGGCTTCGAGACCGTCAGCGCCGACGGCAGCCCCGAGATGCTCGCCAAGGCCTTCGCCAACGGCGTCTCCTACGGCAACCACATCCTGAGGGTCGTCAACGCGGACTGGCGCTGGCTCAACCGGGACGTGCACGGGACCTACGACGCGATCATCTGTCTGGGCAACTCCTTCACGCACCTGTTCTCCGAGCGTGACCGCCGCAAGGCGCTCGCGGAGTTCTACGCGATGCTCAACCACGATGGTGTGCTGATCATCGACCAGCGCAACTACGACGCCCTGCTGGACGGGGACTACGCCAACAAGCACACCTACTACTACTGCGGGGAAGACGTCTCCGCCGAGCCGGAACACGTCGATGATGGTCTGGCGCGGTTCGTCTACCGGTTCCCGGACAAGTCCAAGTACCACCTCAACATGTTCCCGCTGCGCAAGGACTACACGCGGCGGCTGTTGCGGGAGGTCGGCTTCCAGCGGGTGGAGACCTTCGGTGACTTCCAGGAGACCCACGCCGGCGACCAGCCGGACTTCTTCATCCACATCGCGGAGAAGTCCTACCGGCGCGACGAGGAGCTGAAGCAGAACTACTCCACGGCGGTCACCACGGCGCGGGAGTACTACAACTCCGAGGACGCCGACAACTTCTACCACATCATCTGGGGCGGGACCGACATCCACGTCGGCCTGTACGAGTCCCCTACGGAGGACATCGCGACCGCGAGCGTGCGCACCGTGGAGCGGATGGCCGACAAGCTCGACATCACCGGCGACACCCAGGTCATCGACATCGGCTCCGGCTACGGCGGGTCCGCGCGTTACCTCGCCCGGACCTTCGGCTGCCACGTCACGTGCGTGAACCTGAGTGAGGTCGAGAACGACCGCAACCGCCTGGCGAACGAGCGCGAGGGCCTCGACCACCTCATCACCGTCGTGGACGGCTCCTTCGAGGACCTGCCGAGCCAGGACAACGCGTTCGACGTCGTGTGGTCCCAGGACGCGATCCTGCACAGCGGCGACCGCCGCCGGGTCCTGGAGGAGGTCACCCGGGTGTTGCGCCCCGGTGGCGACGTCGTGTTCACCGACCCCATGGCCAGTGACACCGCCAAGCGGGAGGACCTCAAGCCGATCCTGGACCGGCTGCACCTGGACTCGATGGGCACCCCCGGCTTCTACACCCGCGAGTTCACGCGCCTCGGCCTGCGCAAGGTCGAGTTCGAGGACCACACCTCCCAGCTCACCACCCACTACGGGCGGGTGCACGACGAGCTGGAGAGCCGCGCCGGCGAGCTCAAGGGCAAGGTCAGCGAGGAGTACCAGGCCCGCATGAAGACCGGGCTGCGGAACTGGGTCAAAGGCGGCAAGTCCGGCAACCTGGCCTGGGGGATTCTGCACTTTAAGAACTAG
- a CDS encoding STAS domain-containing protein: protein MPELRTISHTDTETEHTVVSVAGELDIATAALFRTEVEEAIATAPAGDRVILDCGELEFIDSSGLQALIKCYKACVGVNKALVLAAPTERVVRILRVAALDRRIPIYPTVAVALAASLTTPPRQGQSGK from the coding sequence ATGCCCGAGCTACGAACCATCAGCCACACCGACACCGAAACCGAGCACACGGTGGTTTCCGTCGCGGGTGAGCTCGACATTGCCACAGCGGCACTGTTTCGCACCGAGGTCGAGGAAGCGATCGCGACGGCGCCCGCCGGCGACCGGGTCATCCTCGACTGCGGCGAGCTGGAGTTCATCGACTCCAGCGGCCTGCAAGCCCTGATCAAGTGCTACAAGGCGTGCGTGGGTGTGAACAAGGCACTGGTCCTGGCCGCGCCGACCGAACGCGTGGTCCGTATTCTGCGCGTGGCCGCGCTGGACCGCCGGATTCCCATCTACCCGACGGTCGCGGTGGCGCTGGCGGCGTCGCTCACGACCCCGCCGCGGCAGGGTCAGAGCGGGAAGTAG
- a CDS encoding protein-tyrosine phosphatase family protein — MAERWAPTAPGVLQLPSGRTVRGWGLRLAPHPGPDPTFGLFLLNYRPPEFPWEHRWVRWPEFWIPSDPADAVDAIHAAWDRTSTGRVQIACAGGRGRTGTVLACLAVLDGLPARAAVAHVRRHYHPHAVETPWQRRFITRFARTLRQSD, encoded by the coding sequence ATGGCGGAGCGGTGGGCTCCCACCGCGCCCGGAGTCCTCCAACTCCCTTCCGGCCGCACCGTGCGCGGCTGGGGACTCCGGCTCGCCCCCCACCCGGGCCCCGACCCGACCTTCGGCCTCTTCCTGCTCAACTACCGACCCCCCGAGTTCCCCTGGGAACACCGCTGGGTGCGCTGGCCGGAGTTCTGGATACCCAGCGATCCCGCCGACGCCGTGGACGCCATCCACGCCGCGTGGGACCGTACGTCCACCGGCCGCGTACAGATCGCCTGCGCCGGGGGCCGTGGCCGTACCGGAACGGTCCTCGCCTGCCTGGCCGTCCTCGACGGCCTGCCGGCCCGCGCGGCGGTGGCCCACGTACGCCGCCACTACCACCCCCACGCCGTCGAGACCCCGTGGCAGCGCCGCTTCATCACCCGCTTCGCCCGCACGCTACGCCAGAGCGACTAG
- a CDS encoding OmpA family protein encodes MHPSRGVPVAAALLTVSLALSGCGAISSLTSDDDAAESEGGGESGADTGEEAGEPGGALERPSVTERAIQGEREFTANVVAQRLDGDHMMVEFQMVNDSQETISIGQSYLNSQYADNSAYPKGNFSILSWFDRDESALQLPYHYSDRECVCSDTDERDNRRVEAGESLTLAAVMPAPPAEQSQVTIFSGLTAPFVNVPIEDDGTDLEMFGLEHPDEADVERETIRLESVIERADRSGSVVEDSEGTSFNLSTDVLFDTNESELTSEADSLIEDTADRIDAAGATDIKVEGHADDTGDDEINDPLSEERAEAVRDALDEYLDGVSYEIEGFGSREPLYDDTSEEAREQNRRVTISIPDSGEMSSSGDADSEVDTEADEEAEEDAPSSAGTGAGAPPEDFTADLSGSWANDPIQGELRLTGLTRIANDRAVLTYSITNTSDERIRVWGLLRDNSPRDTGGRNAEGARLTVPETGNTHLTTHAFVPEFGTGAECACTSLRGQLDGLDLEVTDEYYNLMSIDPEATTVDVQIGDAPPFEGVAVEG; translated from the coding sequence ATGCACCCAAGCCGCGGTGTCCCCGTCGCGGCCGCCCTGCTGACCGTCAGCCTGGCTCTCTCCGGATGTGGAGCGATCAGCTCCCTGACCTCCGACGACGACGCCGCGGAGTCCGAGGGCGGCGGGGAGTCGGGAGCGGACACCGGCGAGGAGGCGGGCGAGCCCGGCGGAGCCCTGGAGCGGCCCAGCGTCACCGAGCGGGCCATCCAGGGCGAACGCGAGTTCACGGCGAACGTGGTGGCCCAGCGCCTGGACGGCGACCACATGATGGTCGAGTTCCAGATGGTCAACGACTCACAGGAGACGATCTCCATCGGGCAGAGCTACCTGAACAGCCAGTACGCGGACAACTCCGCCTACCCCAAGGGCAACTTCTCCATCCTGAGCTGGTTCGACCGGGACGAGTCCGCGTTACAGCTCCCCTACCACTACAGCGACCGCGAATGCGTGTGCTCCGACACCGACGAACGGGACAACCGTCGTGTCGAGGCCGGGGAAAGCCTCACCCTCGCCGCGGTGATGCCGGCCCCACCGGCGGAACAGTCCCAGGTCACCATCTTCTCCGGGCTCACCGCGCCGTTCGTGAACGTGCCCATCGAGGACGACGGGACGGACCTGGAGATGTTCGGGCTGGAGCACCCGGACGAGGCCGACGTCGAACGAGAGACCATCCGCCTGGAGTCCGTGATCGAGCGGGCCGACCGCAGTGGGTCGGTCGTGGAGGACAGCGAGGGCACCAGCTTCAACCTGTCGACCGACGTCCTCTTCGACACCAACGAGTCGGAGTTGACCTCCGAGGCGGACTCCCTGATCGAGGACACCGCCGACCGGATCGACGCCGCCGGGGCGACCGACATCAAGGTCGAGGGCCACGCCGACGACACCGGTGACGACGAGATCAACGACCCCCTGTCCGAGGAGCGGGCGGAGGCGGTGCGCGACGCCCTCGACGAGTACCTGGACGGTGTCAGTTACGAGATCGAGGGGTTCGGCTCCCGGGAGCCGCTGTACGACGACACCAGCGAGGAGGCCCGGGAGCAGAACCGCCGGGTGACCATCAGCATTCCGGACTCCGGTGAGATGTCCAGTTCGGGCGACGCCGACTCGGAGGTGGACACCGAGGCCGACGAAGAGGCGGAGGAGGACGCTCCGTCCTCGGCGGGCACCGGGGCGGGAGCCCCGCCGGAGGACTTCACCGCGGACCTGTCGGGAAGCTGGGCCAACGACCCGATCCAGGGCGAGCTGCGACTGACGGGGCTCACCCGTATCGCTAACGACCGCGCGGTGCTGACGTACTCCATCACCAACACCTCTGACGAGCGCATCCGCGTGTGGGGACTGCTCCGCGACAACAGCCCGCGGGACACCGGTGGGCGCAACGCCGAGGGCGCCCGGCTCACCGTCCCGGAGACGGGGAACACGCACCTGACGACGCACGCGTTCGTCCCCGAGTTCGGCACCGGCGCCGAGTGCGCCTGCACCAGCCTCCGGGGGCAGCTCGACGGGTTGGACCTCGAGGTCACCGACGAGTACTACAACCTGATGTCCATCGACCCCGAGGCCACCACGGTGGACGTCCAGATCGGCGACGCACCGCCCTTCGAGGGCGTCGCCGTCGAGGGCTGA
- a CDS encoding HpcH/HpaI aldolase/citrate lyase family protein produces MADERQRARRSCLSVPGSNPRFLEKAQTLPVDAVILDMEDSVAPSEKDRARAAVVEALTSGGWGERLRTVRVNDLTTEWTYRDVIDVVEGAGAELDCLVLPKVTAARDVMWLDQLLTQIERANGLALGRIGIEAQIEDAAALTRVEEIAAASPRLESLVFGPADFMASIAMKSLVVGEQPPGYTDGDAYHYVLMRILVAARANGLQAIDGPYLQIKDVDGFTRAAQRSASLGFDGKWVLHPEQVEASNAVYAPTQADYDHAELILDAYEYATTVRRRGAVMLGGEMLDEASRKMALTAAAKGRAAGLHRTRTFDPATDAAY; encoded by the coding sequence ATGGCGGACGAGCGGCAACGGGCGCGGCGGTCGTGCCTGTCGGTTCCGGGCTCCAACCCGAGGTTCCTGGAGAAGGCCCAGACCCTGCCCGTCGACGCCGTGATCCTCGACATGGAGGACTCGGTCGCCCCCTCGGAGAAGGACCGGGCCCGCGCCGCCGTGGTGGAGGCGCTCACCTCCGGCGGCTGGGGGGAACGCCTGCGCACGGTCCGGGTGAACGATCTGACCACCGAGTGGACCTACCGGGACGTCATCGACGTGGTCGAGGGAGCGGGGGCGGAGCTCGACTGTCTCGTCCTGCCCAAGGTGACCGCGGCTCGCGACGTCATGTGGCTCGACCAGCTCCTCACCCAGATCGAACGCGCCAACGGGCTCGCGCTGGGCCGGATCGGCATCGAGGCCCAGATCGAGGACGCCGCCGCGCTGACCCGCGTCGAGGAGATCGCCGCCGCGTCCCCCCGCCTGGAGAGCCTGGTCTTCGGGCCCGCGGACTTCATGGCCAGTATCGCCATGAAGTCGCTCGTCGTCGGCGAACAACCCCCTGGCTACACCGACGGGGACGCCTATCACTACGTCCTGATGCGGATCCTGGTCGCGGCCCGGGCCAACGGTCTCCAGGCCATCGACGGCCCCTACCTGCAGATCAAGGACGTGGACGGCTTCACCCGAGCGGCCCAACGCTCGGCCTCCCTCGGCTTCGACGGCAAGTGGGTGCTCCACCCCGAACAGGTCGAGGCCTCCAACGCCGTCTACGCCCCCACCCAGGCCGACTACGACCACGCCGAGCTCATCCTCGACGCCTACGAGTACGCCACCACGGTGCGCCGTCGCGGCGCCGTCATGCTCGGCGGCGAGATGCTCGACGAGGCGTCCCGCAAGATGGCCCTCACCGCCGCCGCCAAGGGCCGAGCCGCCGGCCTCCACCGCACCCGAACCTTCGATCCCGCCACCGACGCCGCCTACTGA
- a CDS encoding sulfurtransferase, with product MGAPTPNQQTGPDPISGGAMPPIVTVDWLRHHVETGPTPDDLALVDVRWYLDGRSGLDAYRAGHIPGAVFVDLDTDLAAPADSVNGRHPLPTPDDFAAALGRAGVGDATPVVAYDDTGGGSAARLVWMLRVLGLPAALLDGGLPAWDGDVATGDEFRPPTARTTLPWPDDRFLDTATVRGLLDDPSTLLVDARARGRYTGQEPAAVDPRPGHVPGAYNAPWQDLLDASGQLGSPERVRARLTELGVPDDARNPIAYCGSGVSACLDLVAMEHAGLPAGRLYVGSWSAWGADHTLPNETTP from the coding sequence ATGGGCGCGCCGACTCCGAACCAGCAGACCGGGCCTGACCCGATATCCGGCGGTGCGATGCCGCCGATCGTGACCGTCGACTGGCTGAGACACCACGTCGAGACCGGTCCGACCCCCGACGACCTCGCCCTCGTCGACGTCCGGTGGTACCTGGACGGTCGTTCCGGGCTGGACGCGTACCGGGCGGGGCACATCCCGGGCGCCGTCTTCGTCGACCTCGACACTGACCTCGCGGCCCCGGCCGACTCCGTCAACGGCCGACACCCACTCCCCACACCGGACGACTTCGCCGCCGCCCTGGGCCGGGCGGGTGTCGGAGACGCGACGCCCGTGGTGGCCTACGACGACACCGGAGGTGGGTCCGCCGCCCGCCTCGTGTGGATGTTGCGCGTCCTCGGCCTTCCGGCCGCTCTGCTCGACGGTGGCCTGCCCGCCTGGGACGGGGATGTCGCCACCGGCGACGAGTTCCGGCCCCCGACGGCCCGCACCACCCTCCCCTGGCCGGACGACCGCTTCCTGGACACCGCGACGGTCCGCGGGCTCCTGGACGACCCGTCGACGCTCCTCGTGGACGCGCGGGCCCGCGGGCGCTACACCGGACAGGAGCCGGCGGCGGTCGACCCCCGCCCCGGACACGTGCCGGGCGCGTACAACGCCCCTTGGCAGGACCTGCTGGACGCCTCCGGTCAGCTCGGATCTCCGGAGCGCGTGCGCGCCCGCCTCACCGAGCTCGGTGTCCCCGACGACGCCCGGAACCCGATCGCCTACTGCGGATCCGGGGTGTCGGCCTGCCTCGACCTCGTCGCGATGGAGCACGCGGGTCTACCCGCCGGACGGCTCTACGTCGGCTCGTGGTCGGCGTGGGGCGCCGACCACACGCTGCCCAACGAAACCACGCCCTGA